The Nicotiana tabacum cultivar K326 chromosome 14, ASM71507v2, whole genome shotgun sequence genome contains a region encoding:
- the LOC107823518 gene encoding uncharacterized protein LOC107823518 produces MVMEGIQEDMGDGNMICTNHPYKNNTPGGICAFCLQEKLGKLVSSSFPSAIFPSSSSSTPSFRSDFGTTSSTSSTLPVLQTNNIQTNIQTSVCSNFNQYATVRKSRMPFLLSTQNRRKNKKKDGSNNSIVSVIATTSASASSVGISMKRSKSTTTPRNHMHFLDNADEADEDYTPHRKRFWSFLYYSSSKHSSSSISKKTEKTIKDMSFASSSSAGASVNGSMSRSRDKKKEEFVVVEENESPNEAAFDRKVSRSRSVGCGSRSFSGDFFERISTGFGDCTLRRVESQREGKSKVSSVHNHRSNGSSTSGQDCIKERVRCGGLFSGFMITSSSSSSSSSSHWVSSEENVNGKSSIAPASVGHQLVHGRNKSWGWAFASPMRAFSSKTSSSSNGKREASNKNATPNLAAIPSLLTARG; encoded by the coding sequence ATGGTAATGGAAGGGATTCAAGAAGATATGGGTGATGGAAATATGATATGTACAAATCATCCTTACAAAAACAATACCCCAGGTGGGATCTGTGCCTTTTGCCTTCAAGaaaagcttggtaaacttgtTTCTTCCTCTTTCCCTTCTGCTATTttcccttcttcctcttcttcaaccCCTTCTTTTAGATCTGATTTTGGAACCACTTCCTCTACTTCCTCAACTTTACCAGTACTCCAAACAAACAACATTCAAACCAACATCCAAACAAGTGTTTGTAGTAACTTTAATCAGTATGCCACAGTGAGGAAATCAAGAATGCCTTTTCTGTTGAGTACTCAAAATAGGaggaagaataagaagaaagatggtAGTAATAATAGTATTGTTAGTGTCATTGCTACTacttcagcttcagcttcaagTGTTGGCATTTCTATGAAGAGAAGCAAGTCTACTACAACCCCAAGAAACCATATGCATTTCTTGGATAATGCTGATGAAGCTGACGAAGACTATACTCCACACAGAAAAAGGTTCTGGTCATTTCTTTACTACTCATCTTCTAAACATTCATCTTCTTCCATTTCcaagaaaactgaaaaaactaTTAAAGATATGAGCTTTGCTTCATCGTCTTCAGCTGGGGCATCTGTGAATGGTTCAATGAGTAGGTCAAGggacaaaaagaaagaagagtttGTAGTTGTGGAAGAAAATGAGAGTCCTAATGAGGCAGCATTTGATAGAAAAGTATCTAGATCTAGATCTGTTGGTTGTGGAAGTAGAAGTTTTTCAGGTGATTTCTTTGAGAGGATTTCAACTGGTTTTGGTGATTGTACTTTAAGAAGAGTTGAGTCTCAGAGAGAAGGAAAGTCTAAAGTTTCATCAGTTCATAATCATAGAAGCAATGGTAGTTCAACATCAGGTCAAGATTGTATTAAAGAAAGAGTGAGATGTGGAGGTTTATTTAGTGGTTTTATGattacttcttcttcatcttcttcttcatcttcatctcatTGGGTTTCATCTGAGGAAAATGTGAATGGAAAATCAAGCATAGCTCCTGCATCTGTTGGACATCAGCTTGTACATGGAAGGAATAAGAGTTGGGGTTGGGCATTTGCAAGTCCAATGAGAGCTTTCAGTAGTAAGACATCATCATCTTCAAATGGAAAAAGAGAAGCCTCAAATAAGAATGCTACTCCAAATTTGGCAGCTATTCCTTCTTTGTTGACTGCAAGAGGCTAA